In a genomic window of Methanosarcina horonobensis HB-1 = JCM 15518:
- a CDS encoding non-histone chromosomal MC1 family protein, with protein sequence MSNTRNFVLRDEEGNEHGVFTGKQPRQAALKAANRGAGTKSKPDIIRLRERGTKKVHVFKAWKELVAAPKNRPDWMPEKISKPFVKKEKIEKLE encoded by the coding sequence TCCAACACAAGAAATTTTGTTTTACGAGACGAAGAAGGCAATGAACACGGAGTTTTCACTGGAAAACAGCCTCGGCAGGCTGCCCTGAAAGCTGCAAACCGGGGCGCCGGGACCAAATCCAAACCTGATATCATCCGCCTCAGGGAACGCGGGACAAAGAAGGTGCACGTTTTCAAGGCATGGAAAGAACTTGTCGCAGCCCCAAAAAACAGGCCTGACTGGATGCCTGAGAAAATCAGCAAGCCCTTTGTTAAGAAAGAAAAGATCGAAAAACTCGAGTAA